One Weissella ceti DNA window includes the following coding sequences:
- a CDS encoding DivIVA domain-containing protein, producing the protein MKMITPQEIHAKQFTERSNKWFDKSEVTDFLDQLAIQLEEMQQENNNLRTRVSDADQNYAQVEEMKQSVNSSILIAQEAAERLKRQTEAEAEATLQQAQIEAQKIVMEANVKANALLTESQVANEELAKHHEGLENEMAAFKSHVESLIGNVSEMLSSKDWAEFQTKGRQASLAIVPEMETPVYETEAAVAEAPVVEEDKTETMVIFPDLEENNENFLNKD; encoded by the coding sequence ATGAAGATGATCACCCCACAAGAAATTCATGCAAAGCAATTTACTGAACGTTCAAATAAATGGTTTGATAAGTCTGAAGTAACAGACTTCTTGGATCAATTGGCGATTCAATTAGAAGAAATGCAACAAGAAAACAACAACTTGCGTACACGTGTTAGTGATGCTGACCAAAACTATGCACAAGTTGAAGAAATGAAGCAATCTGTTAACTCTTCAATCTTGATTGCACAAGAAGCAGCGGAACGTTTGAAGCGTCAAACTGAAGCGGAAGCAGAAGCTACGTTGCAACAAGCGCAAATTGAAGCGCAAAAGATTGTTATGGAAGCCAATGTTAAGGCCAATGCTTTGTTGACTGAAAGCCAAGTTGCAAATGAAGAATTGGCAAAGCACCATGAAGGATTAGAAAACGAAATGGCTGCCTTTAAGTCACACGTTGAATCATTGATTGGAAATGTTTCAGAAATGCTATCTTCTAAGGATTGGGCTGAATTCCAAACTAAGGGACGTCAGGCAAGTCTTGCTATCGTGCCAGAAATGGAAACACCAGTTTATGAAACTGAAGCAGCTGTTGCTGAAGCGCCAGTAGTCGAAGAAGATAAAACTGAAACTATGGTTATCTTCCCGGATTTGGAAGAAAATAACGAAAACTTCTTGAATAAAGACTAA
- the ileS gene encoding isoleucine--tRNA ligase, giving the protein MKIKETLNLGKTKFPMRGNLPQTELQRENVWFENKVYEARQKLNEGKPWFMLHDGPPYANGNIHIGHAMNKISKDILVRYKSMNGFNAPFVPGWDTHGLPIEQQLTKAGKDRKKVGPVIWRKMAAEFADKQVKKQKDDFKRLGISAEWDKPYLTKDQDFEAAEVRVFGKMVARDLIYRGKKPVLWSWSSESALALAEIEYHDVTSTSVSFSERVVDGKGVLDNDTYFVVWTTTPWTIPASQAIAVNPTFEYVVVKPANSDKKFVVANARLAGAAADFGWEEYEIVKTVKGSDIDRVTAQHPYLDREILVINGDHVTDEAGTGLVHTAPGFGEDDFYAAQSYDLPVIMNVDGQGKLTAETGEDFAGVFYEDANEISLAKLAENDALVKAQEITHSYPFDWRTKKPVIYRAVPQWFASIEPFRQEILDSLDEVDFQPAWGKKRLGNMIRDRGDWVISRQRVWGVPLPIFYAEDGTPILDPALIDHVADLFAENGSDIWFEKEAADLLPEGYSNEHSPNGVFTKETDIMDVWFDSGSSHEGVLKEREYLNFPADVVLEGSDQYRGWFNSSLITSVAVNHKAPYKRVISQGFALDGNGDKMSKSIGNTIVPEEIVKDMGAEIIRLWVTSVDTSADVRVSKEILAKTSDTYRKIRNTMRFLLANTDDFNPETDAVAFADMTPVDQYFYTRFNEFVREVKAAYDAYDFQAINKLIINFINVDLSAFYLDFAKDILYVEAPKGQLRRSLQTVLYKIVVDMNKLLLPILPHTAEEIFEYLPFETADFAYLTEMAEVEDLGDTSALIANWQQFMSLRDAANKALEIARDEKLIGKPAEAALTVYLTDAQAELLNALGQDVRGLLLVSQLHLENIADAPAETAVFDDYTIAVAHAEGELSPRDRMYHTDLGADADFPMLSAHEAQIVRENYPEALAEGLE; this is encoded by the coding sequence ATGAAAATTAAAGAAACGCTGAACCTAGGAAAGACAAAGTTCCCAATGCGTGGGAACTTGCCACAAACTGAATTGCAACGTGAAAACGTTTGGTTCGAAAACAAGGTTTATGAAGCACGTCAAAAGTTGAACGAAGGAAAGCCTTGGTTCATGTTGCATGATGGACCTCCATATGCCAACGGAAACATCCACATTGGACACGCAATGAACAAGATTTCTAAGGATATCTTGGTACGTTACAAGTCAATGAACGGCTTCAATGCACCATTCGTGCCTGGTTGGGACACACACGGTTTGCCAATTGAACAACAATTGACAAAGGCGGGGAAGGACCGTAAGAAGGTTGGACCGGTTATCTGGCGCAAGATGGCGGCTGAATTTGCTGATAAGCAAGTTAAGAAGCAAAAGGATGACTTTAAGCGTCTAGGAATTTCTGCTGAATGGGATAAGCCATACTTGACTAAGGACCAAGACTTCGAAGCTGCTGAAGTTCGTGTCTTTGGTAAGATGGTTGCTCGTGATTTGATTTACCGTGGTAAGAAGCCTGTTCTTTGGTCATGGTCATCAGAATCTGCTTTGGCATTGGCTGAAATCGAATACCACGATGTTACATCAACATCAGTATCATTCTCAGAACGCGTTGTTGATGGTAAGGGTGTCTTGGATAACGATACATACTTCGTTGTTTGGACAACTACACCATGGACAATTCCAGCATCACAAGCGATTGCTGTTAACCCAACATTTGAATATGTTGTGGTAAAGCCTGCTAACTCAGACAAGAAGTTCGTTGTTGCGAACGCTCGTTTGGCTGGCGCAGCCGCTGACTTCGGTTGGGAAGAATACGAAATTGTTAAGACAGTTAAGGGATCAGACATTGATCGCGTAACTGCACAACACCCATACTTGGATCGTGAAATCTTGGTTATTAATGGAGATCACGTTACTGATGAAGCTGGAACCGGACTAGTTCACACAGCACCCGGATTCGGTGAAGATGACTTCTACGCAGCGCAAAGCTACGACTTGCCAGTTATCATGAACGTTGACGGGCAAGGTAAGTTGACTGCGGAAACTGGTGAAGATTTTGCTGGTGTCTTCTACGAAGATGCGAACGAAATTTCATTGGCTAAGTTGGCTGAAAACGATGCCTTGGTTAAGGCACAAGAAATCACACACAGCTACCCATTTGACTGGCGTACAAAGAAGCCAGTTATCTACCGTGCGGTACCACAATGGTTTGCATCTATCGAACCATTCCGTCAAGAAATCTTGGATAGCTTGGATGAAGTTGACTTCCAACCTGCATGGGGAAAGAAGCGTCTAGGAAACATGATCCGTGACCGTGGCGATTGGGTTATCTCACGTCAACGTGTTTGGGGTGTTCCATTGCCAATCTTCTACGCAGAAGATGGTACACCAATCTTGGATCCCGCTTTGATTGATCACGTGGCGGACTTGTTTGCAGAAAACGGTTCAGACATCTGGTTTGAAAAGGAAGCGGCTGACTTGTTGCCTGAAGGCTACTCAAATGAACACTCACCAAATGGTGTGTTCACTAAGGAAACAGACATCATGGACGTCTGGTTTGACTCAGGTAGCTCACACGAAGGTGTGTTGAAGGAACGCGAATACTTGAATTTCCCAGCCGATGTTGTGCTTGAAGGTTCTGACCAATACCGTGGATGGTTTAACTCATCATTGATTACATCAGTGGCTGTTAACCACAAGGCACCTTACAAGCGTGTTATCTCTCAAGGTTTCGCCTTGGACGGTAACGGAGACAAGATGTCTAAGTCAATTGGTAACACAATTGTGCCAGAAGAAATCGTTAAGGACATGGGTGCCGAAATCATCCGTCTTTGGGTCACTTCTGTAGACACATCCGCTGACGTACGTGTATCTAAGGAAATCTTGGCTAAGACTTCTGACACATACCGTAAGATCCGTAACACAATGCGTTTCTTGTTGGCTAATACAGATGACTTTAACCCTGAAACTGATGCAGTGGCATTTGCTGACATGACACCAGTTGACCAATACTTCTACACACGTTTCAACGAATTCGTACGTGAAGTGAAGGCTGCCTACGATGCTTACGACTTCCAAGCAATTAACAAGTTGATCATCAACTTCATCAACGTTGACTTGTCAGCGTTCTACTTGGACTTCGCCAAGGACATCTTGTATGTTGAAGCACCGAAGGGACAACTACGTCGTTCACTACAAACTGTCTTGTACAAGATTGTGGTTGATATGAACAAGTTGTTGTTGCCAATCTTGCCACACACAGCAGAAGAAATTTTCGAATACTTGCCATTTGAAACAGCAGACTTTGCCTACCTAACAGAAATGGCTGAAGTCGAAGATCTAGGTGATACATCAGCCTTGATCGCTAACTGGCAACAATTCATGTCATTGCGTGATGCAGCCAACAAGGCTCTTGAAATCGCACGTGATGAAAAGTTGATTGGAAAGCCTGCTGAAGCAGCGCTAACAGTTTACTTGACTGATGCACAGGCTGAATTGCTAAACGCTCTTGGCCAAGATGTACGTGGACTATTGCTAGTTTCACAACTACACCTTGAAAACATTGCGGACGCACCAGCTGAAACAGCCGTCTTTGACGACTACACAATCGCAGTGGCCCATGCTGAAGGTGAATTGTCACCTCGTGACCGTATGTACCACACTGATTTGGGTGCTGATGCTGACTTCCCAATGTTGTCAGCCCACGAAGCACAAATCGTGCGTGAAAACTACCCTGAAGCATTGGCTGAAGGGCTAGAATAA
- a CDS encoding YlmH family RNA-binding protein: MDELKQHFRPSEVAFVNQAQGWVNQASKEYRPILTSFLNPRQRYILTTLVNRQNELRLEANGIFSDAESQRVLIMPDYYEAQSSDFDMTLMEIEYAQKFATLQHRTILGALVHSGLKRESFGDIVVDENQRWQIAVSNSIAPFVQQNLVRLGRQKVKAIPVNDDQAITLVQDWVESDVTVTSLRLDTLVAQAYRLSRTQAKELVERGLVRVNWTEIIQPDFTVATGDMLSVRGYGRVRLVQDNGITKKEKHRLTIAVIQK, translated from the coding sequence ATGGATGAGCTTAAACAGCATTTTCGTCCAAGTGAAGTAGCTTTTGTGAATCAAGCTCAAGGATGGGTTAATCAGGCAAGTAAAGAATACCGGCCAATTTTAACCTCGTTCTTAAATCCCCGACAACGTTACATTCTCACCACTTTAGTTAACCGTCAAAATGAGCTTCGTTTAGAAGCAAATGGGATTTTTTCCGATGCTGAAAGTCAACGTGTGTTGATTATGCCTGATTATTATGAGGCACAATCATCAGACTTTGACATGACGTTGATGGAAATTGAATACGCACAAAAGTTTGCGACTTTGCAACATCGAACAATTTTAGGTGCACTAGTCCATAGTGGCCTAAAACGAGAGAGCTTTGGCGATATCGTTGTTGATGAAAATCAACGTTGGCAAATCGCGGTATCAAATAGTATTGCACCGTTTGTGCAGCAAAATTTGGTGCGATTAGGCCGCCAGAAAGTTAAAGCTATTCCTGTAAATGATGATCAAGCAATCACGTTGGTTCAAGATTGGGTCGAATCAGATGTCACTGTAACATCATTACGATTAGACACGCTCGTTGCCCAAGCGTATCGTTTGTCTCGCACACAGGCTAAAGAATTAGTCGAACGTGGACTTGTCAGAGTCAATTGGACGGAAATTATTCAACCTGACTTTACAGTTGCAACAGGCGACATGTTGTCTGTTCGTGGCTATGGTCGTGTACGTTTAGTTCAAGACAACGGTATCACGAAAAAAGAAAAGCATCGCTTGACGATTGCTGTTATTCAAAAGTAG
- a CDS encoding cell division protein SepF, whose protein sequence is MAFNIKELFIPADEYDEEVVDQAGSDNMENADVKEPVNRSKKVQRNVISMDGNRAAPSKIALYEPRTYADAQTIATQILQGEAVIVNFGGIDERNQLRVLDYIAGAAFAVDGMVERVGEQIFLATPHNFEITGSISQNPNQ, encoded by the coding sequence ATGGCATTTAATATTAAAGAATTATTCATCCCTGCGGATGAATACGATGAAGAGGTCGTCGACCAAGCTGGTTCTGATAATATGGAAAATGCTGATGTGAAAGAGCCCGTTAACCGAAGCAAGAAAGTGCAACGGAACGTCATCAGCATGGACGGTAATCGTGCAGCGCCATCTAAGATTGCGCTATATGAACCACGCACATATGCTGACGCGCAAACAATTGCAACGCAAATCCTGCAAGGGGAAGCGGTTATTGTTAACTTTGGTGGTATTGACGAACGTAATCAATTGCGTGTCTTAGACTATATCGCTGGAGCAGCATTTGCAGTTGATGGCATGGTTGAACGTGTGGGAGAACAAATCTTCCTAGCGACACCACATAACTTCGAAATTACTGGATCTATTTCACAAAATCCGAATCAATAA
- a CDS encoding YggT family protein has protein sequence MGMIFYGLSLVLQAFQIIIVVWALLSWLPGGQQSGFGQALGRLADLVVGPIRRILPTVGMFDFSPLVAILLLQGAQYGLVNIARTVLYG, from the coding sequence ATGGGTATGATATTTTATGGCTTAAGCCTAGTGCTACAAGCATTTCAAATTATTATTGTCGTTTGGGCGTTGTTATCTTGGCTCCCTGGTGGTCAACAATCTGGTTTTGGTCAAGCACTAGGGCGTTTGGCTGATTTGGTTGTTGGACCAATTCGTCGTATTTTGCCAACTGTGGGCATGTTCGACTTTTCTCCGCTAGTCGCAATTTTATTGCTACAAGGAGCTCAATACGGTCTAGTTAATATCGCACGGACGGTCCTTTATGGATGA